One genomic segment of Eikenella corrodens includes these proteins:
- the asd gene encoding aspartate-semialdehyde dehydrogenase, which produces MQKVGFVGWRGMVGSVLMQRMREENDFAHIPEAYFFTTSNVGGNAPDFGQAAKTLLDANNPAELAKMDIIVTCQGGDYTKSVYPQLRESGWNGYWIDAASALRMNDDAVIVLDPVNRNVIDAALQNGVKNYIGGNCTVSLMLMALGGLFQNGLVEWASSMTYQAASGAGAKNMRELISGMGAIHSKVAAELADPASAILDIDRKVSDFLRSPDYPKANFGVPLAGSLIPWIDVDLGNGQSKEEWKGDVETNKILGGSRPTIVEGLCVRIGAMRCHSQAITLKLKQDLPVSEIESLLTGANDWVKVVPNTKEASMHELTPTAVTGTLTVPVGRIRKLVMGGEYISAFTVGDQLLWGAAEPIRRILRIVLGNLD; this is translated from the coding sequence ATGCAAAAAGTAGGATTTGTCGGCTGGCGCGGTATGGTCGGCTCGGTTTTGATGCAGCGTATGCGCGAAGAAAACGATTTCGCCCACATCCCCGAAGCCTATTTCTTCACCACCTCCAACGTAGGCGGCAATGCCCCCGATTTCGGCCAAGCCGCCAAAACCCTGCTTGATGCCAACAATCCCGCCGAACTGGCCAAAATGGACATCATCGTTACCTGCCAAGGCGGCGACTACACCAAATCCGTGTATCCCCAACTGCGCGAATCCGGCTGGAACGGCTACTGGATCGATGCCGCCTCCGCCCTGCGCATGAACGACGATGCCGTAATCGTACTCGACCCGGTAAACCGCAACGTAATCGATGCCGCCCTGCAAAACGGCGTGAAAAACTACATCGGCGGCAACTGCACCGTTTCGCTGATGCTGATGGCCCTGGGCGGCTTGTTCCAAAACGGCCTGGTGGAATGGGCTTCCAGCATGACCTACCAAGCCGCCTCCGGCGCAGGTGCCAAAAATATGCGCGAACTCATCAGCGGCATGGGTGCCATCCACAGCAAAGTAGCCGCCGAACTGGCCGACCCAGCCAGCGCCATCCTCGATATCGACCGCAAAGTATCCGACTTCCTGCGCTCACCCGACTACCCCAAAGCCAACTTCGGCGTGCCGCTGGCCGGCAGCCTGATTCCGTGGATCGACGTAGACTTGGGCAACGGTCAATCCAAAGAAGAATGGAAAGGCGACGTTGAAACCAACAAAATCCTCGGCGGCAGCCGCCCAACCATCGTGGAAGGCCTGTGCGTACGCATCGGCGCCATGCGCTGCCACAGCCAGGCCATCACCCTGAAGCTGAAACAGGATCTGCCCGTATCCGAAATCGAAAGCCTGCTCACCGGCGCCAACGATTGGGTGAAAGTCGTGCCCAACACCAAAGAAGCCAGTATGCACGAGCTCACTCCCACCGCCGTTACCGGCACACTCACCGTGCCCGTAGGCCGCATCCGCAAGCTCGTCATGGGCGGCGAATACATCAGCGCCTTCACCGTGGGCGACCAACTGCTCTGGGGCGCGGCCGAACCGATCCGCCGCATCCTGCGCATCGTATTGGGCAATTTAGATTGA
- the gap gene encoding type I glyceraldehyde-3-phosphate dehydrogenase, whose amino-acid sequence MSLKIAINGYGRIGRQVVRAIYEYGLRDQFEVVAINTGSDLPINAHLTKFDTVHGRFAAEVSHDETHLIVNGDKIRFLSQRDPSQLPWKELGVDLVMECTGAFTSKEKSSAHLQAGAKKVLISAPGGDDVDATVVYGVNHQVLTPEMTVVSNASCTTNCLAPVAKVLAEGVGIAKGLMTTIHAFTNDQVLTDVGHKDLRRARSAVENMIPTKTGAAKAVGLVLPELKGKLDGFAVRVPTINVSLVDLTFEAGRDTSVEEINAMLKTASEGCLKGVLGYNIMPLVSSDFNHTTQASVFDSTLTKVSNGNMVKVLSWYDNEWGFSCQMLNTARAMFGMPVRPFE is encoded by the coding sequence ATGAGCTTGAAGATTGCCATCAATGGCTATGGACGCATCGGCCGCCAGGTGGTGCGCGCGATTTACGAATACGGCCTGCGCGACCAATTTGAAGTCGTCGCCATCAATACTGGCAGCGATTTGCCAATCAACGCCCATCTTACCAAATTCGACACCGTGCACGGCCGCTTTGCCGCCGAGGTGTCGCACGATGAAACCCATCTGATTGTGAACGGCGACAAAATCCGCTTCCTGTCTCAGCGTGATCCGTCCCAGCTGCCGTGGAAAGAGCTGGGTGTAGATTTGGTGATGGAGTGCACCGGCGCTTTCACCAGCAAAGAAAAAAGCTCGGCACACCTTCAGGCCGGCGCGAAAAAGGTGTTGATTTCCGCGCCTGGTGGCGATGATGTGGATGCCACCGTTGTATATGGCGTGAACCACCAAGTACTCACCCCCGAGATGACTGTCGTTTCCAACGCTTCCTGCACCACCAACTGCCTGGCGCCTGTAGCCAAAGTGCTGGCTGAGGGCGTAGGCATTGCCAAAGGCCTGATGACCACCATCCACGCCTTTACGAATGACCAAGTGCTCACTGATGTGGGCCACAAAGACCTGCGCCGCGCCCGCAGCGCGGTGGAAAACATGATTCCCACCAAAACCGGTGCTGCCAAAGCGGTGGGCTTGGTGTTGCCCGAGCTCAAAGGCAAACTAGATGGCTTCGCCGTGCGCGTGCCCACCATCAACGTTTCGCTGGTGGATTTAACTTTTGAAGCCGGCCGCGATACCAGCGTGGAAGAAATCAACGCGATGCTAAAAACCGCCAGCGAAGGCTGCCTGAAAGGCGTGCTGGGCTACAACATCATGCCGCTGGTGTCTTCCGATTTCAACCACACCACCCAGGCTTCCGTGTTCGACAGCACGCTGACCAAGGTTTCCAACGGCAATATGGTGAAAGTATTGTCTTGGTATGACAACGAATGGGGCTTCTCCTGCCAGATGCTGAACACCGCCCGCGCGATGTTCGGGATGCCGGTGCGCCCGTTTGAATAA
- the dsbD gene encoding protein-disulfide reductase DsbD: MFKKLIQSFILPVLLCSGMAAHAIDAGQLLPAEQAFRPTVAAGEQDVAVQFQIADGYYLYQEKIRVETEPSGLLGTAEFSQGKEKEDEFFGKQTVHYHQAVVKLPFQSAAPAAYRLTLTYQGCADAGVCYPPVTKTLEIKGAGVYGDTAAPPAGGSNRFTAPQDGAPAASSVPQPRKSPFSLSRDTLGANLLAFFSFGIGLSFTACMYPLLPIVSGIIVGDRANAGKRRGLILSSVYVQGLALTYAAVGVLAGLTGSLLTVWLQQPWVVLSAAALIVVLALGMFDVFTIQLPSFIQSYFQQQSSKLSGGKMASVFVMGMLSALIVGPCVAPPLAVALGYIGQTGDAALGGLALYSMALGTGVPLVLVGTFGGHILPKAGAWMNGIKHAFGIILLAVAVYLAAPFLPYGLTVALYSLLLVIPGGLLLGKHLRNRQIKPLAMGLGSLLLTVGVFFAVQSVRMQPTFLHQALTVFPPQQTAHRVFTAPQQLNSAMQQALASGKPVVLDFYADWCASCKEMEHKTFSRPEVQAAVPPDRVFKIDLTDNTPEQRALLQEYGLPGPPGIFVIHPDGRRSSPLIGFTEPAAFIEWYRQQVS, from the coding sequence ATGTTTAAAAAATTGATTCAATCTTTCATCCTGCCCGTGCTGTTGTGCTCCGGCATGGCGGCGCATGCAATCGATGCCGGCCAGCTGCTGCCGGCGGAGCAGGCGTTCCGCCCCACGGTGGCGGCGGGCGAGCAGGATGTGGCCGTGCAGTTTCAAATTGCCGACGGCTATTATCTCTATCAAGAAAAAATCCGCGTAGAAACCGAACCATCCGGCCTGCTGGGCACGGCTGAGTTTTCGCAGGGCAAGGAAAAGGAAGACGAATTTTTCGGCAAGCAAACCGTGCACTACCACCAAGCCGTGGTGAAACTGCCCTTCCAATCTGCCGCACCCGCCGCCTACCGCCTCACGCTCACCTACCAAGGCTGCGCGGATGCGGGCGTGTGCTATCCGCCGGTAACCAAAACGCTGGAAATCAAAGGCGCGGGCGTGTATGGCGACACAGCCGCACCGCCCGCCGGCGGCAGCAACCGCTTCACCGCGCCGCAAGACGGCGCGCCCGCTGCCAGCTCCGTGCCGCAGCCGCGCAAAAGCCCGTTTAGCTTGTCGCGCGACACATTGGGGGCAAACCTGCTGGCTTTTTTTAGTTTCGGCATTGGCTTGAGTTTTACCGCCTGCATGTATCCCCTACTGCCCATTGTGTCGGGCATCATCGTGGGAGACCGTGCCAATGCCGGCAAACGCCGCGGACTGATTTTGTCTTCGGTTTATGTGCAGGGGCTGGCGCTCACTTATGCTGCCGTGGGCGTGCTGGCCGGGCTCACTGGCTCGCTACTCACCGTGTGGCTGCAACAGCCGTGGGTGGTGCTTTCTGCCGCCGCGCTGATTGTGGTGCTGGCGCTGGGCATGTTCGACGTGTTTACCATCCAACTGCCCTCCTTCATTCAAAGCTACTTCCAACAACAGAGCAGCAAGCTGTCCGGCGGCAAGATGGCTTCCGTGTTTGTGATGGGCATGCTCTCGGCGCTGATTGTCGGCCCCTGTGTGGCGCCGCCCCTGGCCGTGGCCTTGGGCTATATCGGCCAAACCGGCGATGCCGCACTGGGCGGCCTGGCCTTATACAGCATGGCGCTGGGCACCGGCGTGCCGCTGGTTCTGGTGGGCACGTTCGGCGGGCACATCCTGCCTAAGGCCGGCGCGTGGATGAACGGCATCAAACATGCCTTCGGCATCATCCTGCTGGCCGTGGCCGTGTATCTGGCCGCCCCCTTCCTGCCCTATGGCCTGACCGTGGCACTTTATTCCCTGCTGTTGGTTATCCCCGGCGGCCTGCTGTTGGGCAAACACCTGCGCAACCGCCAAATCAAGCCGTTGGCTATGGGGCTGGGCAGCCTCCTACTCACCGTGGGCGTGTTTTTCGCCGTACAGAGCGTGCGCATGCAGCCCACCTTCCTGCACCAGGCGCTCACCGTGTTCCCGCCGCAGCAAACCGCGCACCGGGTATTCACCGCGCCGCAGCAACTCAACAGCGCCATGCAACAGGCCTTGGCCAGCGGCAAGCCGGTGGTGCTGGATTTTTATGCCGACTGGTGCGCCAGCTGCAAGGAGATGGAACACAAAACCTTCAGCCGCCCCGAAGTGCAGGCCGCCGTACCACCTGATCGCGTATTCAAAATCGACCTCACCGACAACACGCCCGAGCAGCGCGCGCTGTTGCAGGAATACGGCCTGCCCGGCCCGCCCGGTATCTTCGTTATCCATCCCGACGGCCGCCGCAGCAGCCCGCTGATCGGCTTTACCGAGCCGGCGGCATTTATCGAATGGTATCGGCAGCAGGTTTCCTGA
- the grpE gene encoding nucleotide exchange factor GrpE gives MSHHQHHQHQNPETELPQQEAQAEAVEPQTNAEAAAEPTPEQLAQRVAELEAELADINKYHQAELQNLGRRHQEEIQAAHKFAAKKFAEELLKVKDYLEMALLDQSGNFDALKMGVEMTLTELKRAFEQAQIKEILPQPGDKLDPHRHQAFQTVESEQEPNTIVNVMQKGYTLHDRVLRPATVSVAKAPEAK, from the coding sequence ATGTCTCATCATCAACATCACCAACACCAAAACCCCGAAACTGAACTCCCGCAGCAGGAAGCCCAGGCCGAAGCGGTTGAGCCGCAGACCAATGCTGAAGCTGCTGCCGAGCCTACGCCGGAGCAGCTGGCACAGCGCGTGGCCGAACTGGAAGCCGAGCTGGCCGACATCAACAAATACCATCAGGCCGAGCTGCAAAACCTAGGCCGCCGCCATCAGGAAGAAATCCAGGCCGCCCACAAATTCGCCGCCAAGAAATTTGCCGAAGAGCTGTTGAAAGTAAAAGACTATTTGGAAATGGCGCTGCTCGACCAAAGCGGCAATTTCGATGCGCTGAAAATGGGCGTGGAGATGACCCTCACCGAGCTCAAGCGTGCCTTCGAGCAGGCTCAAATCAAAGAAATCCTGCCCCAGCCCGGCGACAAGCTCGACCCGCACCGCCACCAGGCCTTCCAAACCGTGGAAAGCGAGCAAGAGCCGAACACCATCGTGAACGTGATGCAGAAGGGCTATACCCTGCACGACCGCGTGCTGCGCCCCGCCACGGTGTCCGTTGCCAAGGCGCCGGAGGCGAAATAG
- a CDS encoding 5-formyltetrahydrofolate cyclo-ligase — MPSKIDLRRHFRRQRQSLTPAARQRAEKRINNLLKGYLKRGKRLAIYWPIGSELRLDSLAAAARQRGTELYLPYIEPRRQRLWFTPFPQQGRPERRRQGKLNIPQFAGRKIRIHNLHSIIIPLVGIDRRGYRLGQGGGFYDVTLAATRHRLCPRKIGAGFACQETDILPAEEHDMQLDDWVCENGIRRFGKTADGPR; from the coding sequence ATGCCAAGTAAAATCGACCTCCGCCGCCACTTCCGACGCCAACGGCAAAGCCTTACGCCTGCCGCACGTCAACGTGCCGAGAAGCGCATCAACAACCTGCTCAAAGGCTACCTGAAACGCGGCAAACGGCTGGCCATCTATTGGCCCATCGGCAGCGAGCTGCGGCTCGACAGTCTCGCCGCCGCCGCCCGCCAACGCGGCACCGAGCTCTACCTGCCCTACATCGAACCACGCCGCCAACGCCTGTGGTTTACGCCCTTCCCGCAACAAGGCCGCCCCGAACGCCGCCGCCAAGGCAAGCTGAACATTCCCCAATTTGCCGGCCGCAAAATCCGCATCCACAACCTGCATAGCATCATCATCCCCCTAGTCGGTATCGACCGGCGCGGCTACCGCCTCGGCCAAGGCGGCGGCTTCTACGACGTTACCCTCGCTGCCACCCGCCACCGCCTCTGTCCGCGCAAAATCGGCGCCGGTTTCGCCTGCCAGGAAACCGACATCCTGCCCGCCGAAGAGCACGATATGCAGCTGGACGACTGGGTGTGCGAAAACGGCATCCGGCGTTTCGGCAAAACGGCCGATGGGCCGCGCTAG
- a CDS encoding monovalent cation:proton antiporter-2 (CPA2) family protein: MTTILLYSFTYLAFAVAAVLVSKKLGLGSVLGYLMAGIAIGPVLGFAGKETESIQHVAEFGVVMMLFLVGLELAPQKLWQLRHKLLGLGGLQVLLSVAAIAGITIAIGKSWQMGVAVGCILALSSTAIVLQTYSEKNLMRSPGGQAGFAILLFQDVAAIPMLALLPLLAAGHHHRSGPHTTNLLADQPGWVLAAVSIAAILLIAVGVRYLVPRMFRFISKVRLNEMFTMFTLAVVVGIATLMSLVGLSPALGAFVAGVALANSSYRHEMESHLEPFKGLLLGLFFITVGAGMNFTLLAKEFWVVAAITLATLAVKGIILFILGLLFRLPRMGSKLLALSLAQAGEFGFVLLTIARQSHVLPRAMADRISLVVALSMLLTPLLFIFYDKVIAPRGIVEENQERPHDVIEEENPVILLGHGRFGQQINSMLTACGFHTTVIDYQADTVEGLTKYGSKTYYGDATRPELLNSIGLAHAKLLIICISNLEHATSIVEFVHRHYPNLPIIARAHDRIHAYHLHHAGANYIIRETVDAAIRSGRLALEKLGINSEKAQELSEFYAARDRYQMDKMAEKYTPDLPVFANEPLLQAAREIDTETAQMMQAILRGESVEWQEDPESWTRLKKGLT; encoded by the coding sequence ATGACCACCATCCTGCTTTACTCCTTTACCTACCTGGCTTTCGCCGTTGCCGCCGTGCTCGTCTCCAAAAAACTGGGCTTGGGTTCGGTGTTGGGCTATTTGATGGCCGGTATCGCCATCGGCCCGGTTTTAGGTTTTGCCGGCAAAGAAACCGAATCTATCCAGCACGTTGCCGAATTCGGCGTAGTGATGATGCTGTTTCTGGTTGGTTTGGAGCTGGCACCGCAAAAACTGTGGCAACTGCGGCACAAGCTCTTGGGGCTGGGTGGATTGCAGGTGCTGCTTTCTGTGGCAGCGATTGCCGGCATCACCATAGCCATCGGCAAAAGCTGGCAGATGGGCGTGGCCGTGGGTTGTATCCTAGCGCTCTCCTCCACCGCCATCGTGCTGCAAACCTACAGCGAAAAAAATCTGATGCGATCTCCCGGCGGACAGGCCGGCTTTGCCATTCTGCTGTTTCAAGACGTGGCCGCTATCCCGATGCTGGCACTCTTGCCGCTCTTGGCTGCCGGCCACCATCACCGGAGCGGCCCGCACACCACCAATCTGCTGGCCGACCAGCCCGGCTGGGTGCTCGCCGCCGTGAGCATTGCCGCTATTTTGCTGATTGCCGTAGGTGTGCGTTATCTGGTGCCGCGTATGTTCCGCTTCATCAGCAAAGTCCGCCTCAACGAAATGTTCACCATGTTCACCCTGGCCGTGGTGGTGGGCATTGCCACGCTGATGTCGCTCGTCGGCCTCTCCCCCGCTCTGGGCGCGTTCGTAGCCGGCGTGGCGCTGGCCAACAGCTCCTACCGGCACGAAATGGAAAGCCATCTCGAGCCCTTCAAAGGCCTGCTCTTGGGGCTGTTTTTCATCACCGTGGGCGCGGGCATGAATTTCACTCTACTGGCTAAAGAGTTCTGGGTGGTGGCTGCCATCACCTTAGCCACATTGGCGGTAAAAGGCATCATCCTCTTCATCCTCGGTCTGTTGTTCCGCCTGCCGCGCATGGGTAGCAAACTGCTTGCACTCAGCCTGGCGCAGGCCGGTGAATTCGGCTTTGTGCTGCTTACCATCGCCCGCCAGAGCCATGTGCTGCCGCGCGCCATGGCCGACCGCATCTCATTGGTGGTTGCCCTCTCCATGCTACTCACCCCGCTCCTGTTCATCTTCTACGACAAAGTGATCGCCCCACGCGGCATCGTGGAAGAAAACCAAGAGCGCCCGCACGACGTGATTGAAGAGGAAAACCCCGTCATCCTGCTCGGCCACGGCCGTTTCGGCCAGCAAATCAACAGCATGCTCACCGCCTGCGGCTTCCACACTACCGTGATCGACTACCAGGCCGACACCGTGGAAGGCCTCACCAAATACGGCAGCAAAACCTACTACGGCGACGCCACCCGCCCCGAGCTGCTCAATTCCATCGGCCTGGCACACGCCAAGCTGCTCATTATCTGTATCAGCAACCTCGAGCATGCCACCTCAATCGTGGAATTCGTCCACCGCCACTACCCCAACCTGCCCATCATTGCCCGCGCCCACGACCGCATCCACGCCTACCACCTGCACCATGCCGGCGCCAACTACATCATCCGCGAAACCGTAGACGCCGCCATCCGCAGCGGCCGCCTCGCGCTGGAAAAACTCGGCATCAACTCCGAAAAAGCCCAAGAGCTCAGCGAGTTCTACGCCGCCCGCGACCGCTACCAGATGGACAAAATGGCCGAGAAATACACCCCCGACCTGCCCGTGTTCGCCAACGAGCCCCTGCTCCAAGCCGCCCGCGAAATCGACACCGAAACCGCCCAAATGATGCAGGCCATACTGCGTGGCGAAAGCGTAGAATGGCAGGAAGACCCCGAAAGCTGGACCCGCCTGAAAAAAGGCCTCACCTAA
- a CDS encoding SIR2 family NAD-dependent protein deacylase: MQKIVVLTGAGISADSGLRTFRDTDGLWEGYKVEEVCTPEAFARNPQLVIDFYNERRRQAQAAEPNAAHRALAELEKYYQIQIITQNVDDLHERAGSSTVLHLHGELNKARSSADENYVVEWTGDQSINDTDPQGYPMRPHIVWFGEAVPLIETAARWVSQADKVLVVGTSMQVYPAAGLLEYAPYETERYLVDPRPPKGLANISIIEAKAKDGVPQLVDKLITEAARH; encoded by the coding sequence ATGCAAAAAATCGTCGTCCTCACCGGCGCTGGCATCAGCGCCGACAGCGGCCTGCGCACCTTCCGCGACACCGACGGCCTGTGGGAAGGCTACAAAGTGGAAGAAGTGTGCACGCCCGAAGCCTTCGCGCGCAATCCCCAGCTCGTGATCGACTTCTACAACGAACGCCGCCGCCAAGCACAGGCTGCCGAACCCAATGCTGCCCATCGCGCCCTGGCAGAGCTAGAAAAATACTATCAAATTCAAATTATTACCCAAAACGTGGACGACCTGCACGAACGTGCCGGCAGCAGTACCGTGCTGCACCTGCACGGCGAATTGAACAAAGCCCGCAGCAGCGCCGACGAAAACTATGTGGTCGAATGGACGGGCGACCAATCCATCAACGACACCGACCCGCAAGGCTACCCCATGCGCCCGCACATCGTTTGGTTCGGCGAAGCCGTGCCACTGATTGAAACCGCTGCCCGATGGGTATCGCAGGCCGATAAAGTGCTGGTGGTCGGCACCTCGATGCAGGTGTATCCCGCCGCCGGCCTGCTGGAATACGCGCCCTACGAAACCGAACGCTATCTGGTCGATCCGCGCCCGCCGAAAGGATTGGCAAACATCAGCATTATCGAAGCCAAAGCCAAAGACGGCGTACCGCAACTGGTAGACAAACTGATTACTGAAGCCGCACGACACTGA
- a CDS encoding carbon-nitrogen hydrolase family protein, whose protein sequence is MQTIRAAAIQLVSHTDPAVNRRSVVQQVAAAAQAGADWVLLPEYWSLMGRHDTDKLAQAEQFGRGPLQIFMAELAARHRIVLFGGSIPLLANESGKIINSLLVYGRDGQCLSRYDKAHLFSYTGIGESYREADTIEAGNSIPPSVEIDGWRYGQGVCYDLRFPEIFRAQQPFDVLLLPAAFTYTTGKAHWQTLLQARAIENQCYVIAAAQGGLHDSGRRTYGHSMIIDPWGEILAERPEGEGWIMAELKPQRLHTVRNQLPALQHRRF, encoded by the coding sequence ATGCAAACTATCCGCGCCGCCGCCATCCAACTCGTTTCCCACACCGACCCCGCCGTAAACCGCCGCAGCGTCGTACAGCAAGTAGCCGCTGCCGCCCAAGCCGGCGCCGACTGGGTGCTGCTGCCCGAATACTGGTCGCTAATGGGCAGGCACGACACCGACAAACTCGCCCAAGCCGAACAATTCGGCCGCGGCCCGCTGCAAATCTTCATGGCCGAGCTGGCCGCCCGCCACCGCATCGTCTTATTCGGCGGCAGCATCCCCCTGCTCGCCAACGAAAGCGGCAAAATCATCAACAGCCTGCTCGTATACGGCCGCGACGGCCAATGCCTCAGCCGCTACGACAAAGCCCACCTCTTCAGTTACACCGGCATTGGCGAAAGCTACCGCGAAGCCGACACCATCGAAGCCGGCAACAGCATCCCCCCGTCTGTGGAAATCGACGGCTGGCGCTACGGCCAAGGCGTGTGCTACGACCTGCGTTTCCCCGAAATCTTCCGCGCCCAGCAGCCGTTTGACGTACTCCTCCTGCCCGCCGCCTTTACCTACACCACCGGCAAAGCCCACTGGCAAACCCTGCTGCAGGCCCGCGCCATCGAAAACCAATGCTACGTTATCGCCGCCGCCCAAGGCGGCCTGCACGACAGCGGCCGGCGCACCTACGGCCACAGCATGATTATCGACCCCTGGGGCGAAATCCTCGCCGAGCGGCCGGAAGGCGAAGGCTGGATCATGGCCGAACTCAAGCCGCAACGCCTGCACACCGTACGCAACCAACTGCCCGCCCTGCAGCACCGCCGGTTTTAA
- a CDS encoding class 1 fructose-bisphosphatase translates to MPTLSQFLQQHLAEHQLPAELGSVVSTIVQACQTISGQVRQGALAGVLGEAGSSNVQDEAQKKLDVIANQILIDGLSANPAVAGLASEEEEQFVPASDQGRYLVLFDPLDGSSNIDINISVGTIFSILEKPAGPLSAQSFLQSGRAQVASGYALYGPQTQLVLCLRHGVAVFTLDAGGQFVQTQLNPQIQQATREFAINMSNQRHWQPPMQQYIAELLAGETGPRGKNYNMRWVASMVAEIHRILMRGGIFMYPKDARDPAKPGKLRLMYEANPLSLIIEQAGGASTNARESMLDIQPEGLHQRVAVIMGSREEVDYATRLHQQ, encoded by the coding sequence ATGCCCACCCTGTCCCAATTCCTCCAGCAACATCTCGCCGAACACCAACTGCCTGCCGAATTAGGTAGTGTAGTTTCCACCATCGTCCAAGCCTGCCAAACCATCAGCGGCCAAGTGCGCCAGGGCGCGCTCGCCGGTGTGCTGGGCGAAGCCGGTAGTAGCAATGTACAAGACGAAGCCCAGAAAAAACTGGACGTGATCGCCAACCAAATCTTGATTGACGGCCTCTCTGCCAACCCCGCCGTGGCCGGCTTGGCTAGCGAGGAAGAGGAGCAGTTTGTGCCAGCCAGCGATCAAGGCCGCTATCTCGTGCTGTTCGACCCTTTAGACGGCTCGTCCAATATCGACATCAATATTTCAGTCGGCACTATTTTCTCCATCCTAGAAAAACCCGCAGGCCCGCTTTCCGCCCAATCCTTCCTGCAAAGCGGCCGCGCCCAAGTAGCCAGCGGCTACGCGCTCTACGGGCCGCAAACCCAGCTTGTACTCTGCCTGCGCCACGGTGTGGCCGTGTTTACGCTGGATGCCGGCGGCCAATTTGTCCAAACCCAGCTCAACCCGCAAATCCAGCAGGCCACGCGCGAATTTGCCATCAATATGTCCAACCAGCGCCATTGGCAGCCGCCCATGCAGCAATACATTGCCGAATTGCTCGCCGGGGAAACCGGCCCCCGCGGCAAAAACTACAATATGCGCTGGGTAGCCAGCATGGTGGCCGAGATTCACCGCATTCTCATGCGCGGCGGCATCTTTATGTATCCCAAAGACGCGCGCGACCCGGCCAAGCCCGGCAAACTGCGCCTGATGTATGAAGCCAACCCATTGAGTCTGATCATCGAACAAGCCGGCGGCGCCAGCACCAATGCCCGCGAGAGCATGCTCGATATTCAGCCAGAAGGCCTGCACCAACGCGTGGCCGTGATTATGGGCAGCCGCGAAGAAGTGGATTACGCCACGCGATTGCACCAACAATAA
- a CDS encoding DUF2059 domain-containing protein, producing MPHSLRRSIFRSLALAALLIALPAAAQTPSDESLNRLIDLQNLPAQLRTAVPAATDFTNQEINRQINSNTRLSPEQRAALQRASEQYISGMNREVFQSEELLNQMREISRDAMRQTYTQEEVDAMITFYHTPAGQSVLNKQGDLTKTMMPPMMRLISQRYEQVSQRLTPQFRREVNRIRREAGRTEPPRHSSRGKRR from the coding sequence ATGCCGCATAGCCTCCGCCGGTCTATCTTCCGCAGCCTCGCCTTGGCCGCACTCTTGATTGCCCTGCCCGCCGCCGCGCAAACCCCGTCTGACGAATCACTCAACCGGCTGATTGATTTACAAAACCTGCCCGCCCAGCTGCGTACTGCCGTACCAGCCGCCACCGATTTCACCAACCAGGAAATCAACCGACAAATCAATAGCAACACCCGCCTGAGCCCCGAGCAGCGTGCCGCGCTACAACGTGCTTCCGAACAATATATTTCCGGCATGAACCGCGAAGTTTTCCAATCGGAAGAATTGCTGAACCAAATGCGCGAAATCAGCCGTGATGCCATGCGCCAAACCTACACGCAAGAAGAAGTGGACGCCATGATCACCTTCTACCACACACCTGCCGGACAGAGTGTGTTGAACAAACAGGGCGATTTGACCAAAACTATGATGCCGCCGATGATGCGCCTAATCAGCCAGCGTTACGAACAGGTAAGCCAGCGCCTTACCCCGCAGTTCCGCCGCGAAGTGAATCGTATCCGGCGCGAAGCTGGACGTACTGAGCCGCCACGCCACAGCAGCCGCGGCAAACGCCGTTAA